In Rosa chinensis cultivar Old Blush chromosome 1, RchiOBHm-V2, whole genome shotgun sequence, a genomic segment contains:
- the LOC112182528 gene encoding cytochrome b5: protein MASDSKVYHFDEVAQHKYKKDCWIIVSGKVYDVTPFLEEHPGGDEVLLLAADRDATDDFNDVGHSDSAKEMMEKYYVGEVDTSTIPEQPNYKLPAQATAPQADQSSGFVVKLLQFLLPLLILGAAFALQYYSKKK from the exons ATGGCTTCAGATTCTAAAGTCTATCACTTTGATGAGGTGGCACAGCACAAGTACAAGAAAGATTGCTGGATTATAGTCTCTGGAAAG GTTTATGATGTCACTCCTTTTCTGGAGGAACACCCTGGAGGTGATGAAGTCTTGCTATTAGCAGCTG ATAGGGATGCAACTGATGATTTCAATGATGTTGGCCACAGCGATTCTGCAAAGGAGATGATGGAAAAGTACTACGTAGGCGAGGTTGACACATCCACAATACCAGAGCAGCCAAATTACAAGCTGCCTGCACAAGCAACAGCTCCTCAAGCTGACCAATCTTCTGGATTTGTGGTAAAACTTCTACAGTTTCTGCTGCCCTTGTTGATCTTGGGGGCTGCATTTGCTCTGCAATACTACAGTAAAAAGAAGTAG